Proteins from a single region of Peromyscus eremicus chromosome 9, PerEre_H2_v1, whole genome shotgun sequence:
- the Serpine3 gene encoding serpin E3 — translation MPPLLLATLFLLSSCSSAGGSSPLREGLWLLKTEFALHLYRSAAAERNGTNFVISPASVSLSLEILQFGARGNTGWQLASVLGYTVQDPRVRAFLHAVYTTLHNSSQGIGMELACTLFMQTGTSLSPCFVEQVSWWANSSLEPANFSEPNSTTLEVSKGTPRQSTGEGPGSPLWGRAGALSTQLSIMSTMTFQSTWQRRFSSLVSQPLPFTCAHGLILQVPTMHQVAEVSYGQFQDAAGHEVDVLELLYLGRVASLFLVLPKDKDTPLDLIEPHLTARVIHLWATRLKRTRMDVFLPRFRIQNQFDLKSILRSWGITDLFDPLKANLKGISGQDDFYVSEATHKAKMELSEEGTKSSAATAVLLLRRSRTPAFKADRPFIFLLREHSTGIDS, via the exons ATGCCGCCTCTCCTGCTGGccaccctctttcttctctcctcctgctcctcagcAGGAGGAAGCAGCCCCCTCAGGGAAGGCCTGTGGTTGCTGAAGACCGAGTTTGCCCTTCACCTCTACCGGAGTGCAGCGGCAGAGAGGAACGGGACAAACTTTGTCATCTCCCCGGCTAGTGTGTCCCTCTccctggagatcctgcagtttggAGCCCGGGGAAACACTGGCTGGCAGCTGGCAAGTGTCCTGGGGTATACCGTGCAAG ACCCGAGAGTGAGAGCGTTCCTGCACGCTGTTTATACCACACTGCACAACTCCAGTCAGGGCATCGGGATGGAGCTGGCCTGCACCCTTTTCATGCAAACCGGAACGTCTCTGTCCCCCTGCTTTGTGGAGCAGGTCTCCTGGTGGGCCAACAGCAGTCTGGAGCCAGCCAACTTTAGTGAGCCCAACAGCACCACCCTGGAGGTCTCTAAAGGCACACCCAGACAGAGCacag GTGAGGGCCCAGGTAGTCCACTGTGGGGACGGGCTGGTGCCCTGTCTACTCAGCTCTCCATCATGAGCACCATGACCTTCCAAAGTACCTGGCAGAGAAGATTCTCTTCCCTGGTCTCGCAGCCCCTGCCTTTCACCTGCGCCCATGGCCTCATCCTTCAAGTCCCAACAATGCACCAAGTGGCAGAGGTCAGCTATG GTCAGTTCCAGGATGCTGCAGGCCATGAAGTAGATGTTCTAGAGCTGTTGTACCTGGGAAGGGTGGCCAGTTTGTTCCTGGTGCTTCCGAAAGACAAGGACACCCCTCTGGACCTCATTGAACCGCACCTCACAGCCAGAGTCATCCATCTCTGGGCCACCAGGCTGAAGAGAACCAGGATGGATGTGTTCCTTCCCAG GTTTCGAATCCAAAATCAGTTTGACTTAAAAAGCATTTTAAGATCATGGGGTATCACTGATCTTTTTGACCCACTCAAAGCTAACTTGAAAGGAATTTCAG GACAAGATGACTTTTATGTTTCTGAAGCAACCCACAAGGCCAAGATGGAGctttcagaagagggcaccaagtcATCGGCAGCCACAG CCGTGCTGCTGCTGAGGAGGTCCCGGACTCCTGCTTTTAAAGCAGATCGGCCCTTCATCTTTCTTCTGAGAGAACATAGCACAGGTATTGACTCTTAA